Proteins from a single region of Butyrivibrio fibrisolvens:
- a CDS encoding L-ribulose-5-phosphate 4-epimerase translates to MLEELKKKVYEANILLPKYGLVTFTWGNVSEYDPETKLFVIKPSGVDYDVMKPEDMVVMDLNGNKVEGDLNPSSDTPTHVEIYKAWADKGVKGIVHTHSSYATSWAQAGRGIPCYGTTHADYFYGEIPCVRCLTKEEIEDAYEENTGHLIVNEFEAMGKDHVAVPAVLCKNHGVFSWGKDGMDAVHNSVVTEEVAKMAYRCEVINARVQPAPQELQDKHYYRKHGANAYYGQAKRS, encoded by the coding sequence ATGTTAGAAGAATTAAAGAAAAAAGTATATGAGGCGAATATTCTTTTGCCAAAGTATGGTCTTGTTACATTCACATGGGGTAATGTTTCTGAGTACGATCCTGAAACAAAGCTCTTTGTAATCAAACCAAGCGGCGTTGATTATGATGTTATGAAGCCTGAAGACATGGTCGTTATGGACCTTAATGGCAACAAGGTTGAAGGTGATCTTAATCCATCATCAGATACACCTACACATGTTGAGATCTATAAGGCATGGGCTGATAAGGGCGTTAAGGGTATAGTTCATACACACTCATCTTATGCTACAAGCTGGGCTCAGGCAGGCCGCGGAATTCCATGCTATGGTACAACTCACGCTGATTACTTCTACGGCGAGATCCCTTGCGTAAGATGCCTTACAAAAGAAGAAATCGAAGATGCTTACGAAGAAAATACAGGACATCTTATTGTTAATGAGTTTGAGGCAATGGGTAAAGATCATGTAGCAGTTCCTGCTGTTCTTTGCAAAAACCACGGAGTATTTTCATGGGGTAAAGATGGTATGGATGCTGTTCACAATTCAGTTGTAACAGAAGAAGTTGCCAAGATGGCTTACAGATGTGAGGTGATCAATGCCCGCGTACAGCCTGCACCACAGGAACTTCAGGACAAGCATTACTATCGTAAGCATGGTGCAAACGCATACTACGGTCAGGCTAAAAGATCGTAA
- a CDS encoding FGGY-family carbohydrate kinase, whose amino-acid sequence MSKEIIKSGKTVVGIEFGSTRIKAVLTDVDHNVIAQGGHTWENRLENGIWTYSLDDIWTGLQDCYKKLAEDVKEKYGEDLTEIGALGFSAMMHGYMAFDKDGNLLVPFRTWRNSITEEASKKLTDLFGYHIPQRWSIAHLYQAILNGEEHVKDIAFVTTLAGYIHWQMTGEKVIGIGDGSGMFPIDSSIKDYNQKMLDQFDELIADKNLPWKIRDILPKNLVAGEKAGTLTEEGAKKLDVTGALKAGCPVCPPEGDAGTGMVATNSVAKRTGNISAGTSVFSMVVLEKDLKKAHDELDLVTTPDGEQVAMVHCNNCTSDLNAYVGLFREFAHLTGNDISDNDLYGKLYLNALENGDADCGGLMAYNYVSGENITGFNEGRPLFVRRPDAKMNLANFMRTHLYTALGALKAGNDILMKEEGVQADYFYGQGGFFKVRGAGDRVMAAALNTEIRMMETAGEGGPWGQAILASFMLEKEDGEGLEDYLANKVFKEGKVESCMPNAEDVKGFDKFMEDYLAVLPAERAACETLK is encoded by the coding sequence ATGAGTAAGGAGATTATTAAAAGCGGAAAGACAGTTGTCGGAATAGAGTTTGGTTCTACAAGAATCAAGGCAGTTCTGACAGATGTGGATCACAATGTTATCGCACAGGGTGGTCACACATGGGAGAACAGACTTGAAAACGGAATATGGACATATTCACTTGATGATATATGGACAGGCCTTCAGGACTGCTACAAGAAACTTGCTGAAGATGTTAAAGAAAAATACGGCGAAGACCTTACTGAGATCGGTGCACTTGGATTTTCAGCAATGATGCACGGTTATATGGCATTTGATAAGGATGGTAACCTCCTTGTTCCATTCCGTACATGGAGAAATTCCATCACAGAAGAAGCTTCCAAGAAGCTTACAGACCTTTTTGGATATCACATCCCTCAGAGATGGTCTATCGCTCACCTTTATCAGGCAATCCTTAATGGCGAAGAGCATGTTAAAGACATCGCATTTGTTACAACACTTGCAGGTTATATCCACTGGCAGATGACAGGTGAGAAGGTTATCGGTATCGGCGACGGATCAGGTATGTTCCCTATCGACTCCTCTATCAAGGATTACAACCAGAAGATGCTCGACCAGTTCGATGAGCTTATTGCTGACAAGAATCTTCCATGGAAGATCAGAGACATCCTTCCTAAGAACCTTGTTGCTGGCGAGAAGGCAGGCACACTTACAGAAGAAGGCGCTAAGAAGCTTGACGTAACAGGCGCACTTAAGGCCGGCTGCCCTGTATGTCCTCCTGAAGGAGACGCAGGTACAGGTATGGTTGCAACTAACTCTGTTGCAAAGCGTACAGGTAACATCTCCGCAGGTACATCAGTATTCTCAATGGTAGTTTTGGAAAAAGATCTAAAGAAAGCTCACGACGAACTTGACCTTGTAACAACTCCTGATGGCGAGCAGGTTGCAATGGTACACTGCAACAACTGTACATCAGATCTTAATGCATATGTAGGACTCTTTAGAGAGTTCGCTCACCTTACAGGTAACGATATCAGTGACAACGACCTTTATGGCAAGCTCTATCTCAACGCTCTTGAAAACGGCGATGCAGATTGCGGCGGCCTTATGGCATACAACTATGTATCAGGTGAGAACATCACAGGCTTCAATGAAGGAAGACCTCTCTTCGTACGTCGTCCTGATGCCAAGATGAATCTTGCAAACTTCATGCGTACACACCTTTACACAGCACTCGGCGCTTTAAAGGCTGGTAACGATATCCTTATGAAAGAAGAAGGTGTTCAGGCTGACTACTTCTATGGCCAGGGCGGATTCTTCAAGGTTAGAGGCGCAGGCGACAGAGTTATGGCAGCAGCCCTTAACACAGAGATCCGTATGATGGAAACAGCCGGTGAAGGCGGACCATGGGGCCAGGCTATCCTTGCATCCTTCATGCTGGAAAAAGAGGATGGAGAAGGACTTGAAGATTACCTTGCAAACAAAGTGTTCAAGGAAGGCAAGGTTGAATCCTGCATGCCGAACGCAGAAGATGTAAAGGGATTTGACAAGTTCATGGAAGATTATCTTGCAGTACTTCCTGCAGAGCGCGCAGCATGTGAGACCCTTAAATAA